From Nicotiana tabacum cultivar K326 chromosome 22, ASM71507v2, whole genome shotgun sequence, one genomic window encodes:
- the LOC107823515 gene encoding serine/threonine-protein kinase STY13 isoform X1 has protein sequence MGSVNELYSREEFNVESKWLIDPKLLLVGPKIGEGAHAKVYEVKYKNQNVAIKVVHKGETPEEIVKREAHFGREVAMLSRVQHKNLVKFMGACMEPIMVIVTELLGGTLRKYLVNTRPRCLDMRVAIGYAFDIARGIECLHSHGIIHRDLKPENLLLTADYKSVKLADFGLAREESVTEMMTAETGTYRLMAPELYSMVTLRQGEKKHYNHKVDAYSFAIVLWELIHNKLPFEGMSNLQAAYAAAFKNTRPNADDLPQDLALIVTSCWKEDPNARPNFTQIIQMLLSTISPPQPPRIFTSQAAVLPPASPGMRTLMAKRDDSCETPTTPMENPSSRFFFVLANVTDPNG, from the exons ATGGGATCTGTAAATGAGTTGTATTCAAGGGAAGAGTTTAATGTGGAAAGCAAGTGGTTGATTGATCCAAAGCTTCTTTTAGTTGGTCCAAAGATTGGTGAAGGTGCTCATGCCAAAGTGTATGAGGTAAA ATACAAAAACCAGAATGTAGCAATAAAGGTGGTCCATAAAGGGGAGACACCGGAGGAGATTGTCAAGAGGGAAGCTCATTTTGGAAGAGAGGTTGCGATGTTATCCAGAGTTCAACACAAGAACTTAGTGAAG TTCATGGGAGCTTGCATGGAGCCTATCATGGTAATCGTGACTGAACTTCTAGGTGGGACGTTAAGGAAGTACTTGGTGAACACGAGGCCAAGATGCTTGGATATGCGTGTTGCTATTGGATATGCCTTTGATATAGCTCGTGGAATCGAATGTTTGCATTCCCATGGAATCATCCATCGTGACCTAAAACCTG AAAACTTGCTTCTGACAGCAGACTACAAAAGTGTGAAACTTGCTGATTTTGGTTTGGCAAGGGAAGAGTCAGTGACAGAGATGATGACAGCTGAAACTGGAACATATCGTTTGATGGCCCCAGAG CTTTACAGCATGGTCACTTTAAGGCAAGGAGAGAAGAAGCATTATAACCACAAAGTGGATGCCTATAGCTTTGCAATTGTTTTATGGGAGCTCATACATAACAAATTACCCTTCGAGGGCATGTCTAACCTGCAGGCTGCCTATGCTGCTGCTTTTAAG AATACCAGGCCAAACGCCGATGATCTTCCTCAGGATTTGGCCTTAATAGTGACTTCCTGTTGGAAAGAGGATCCAAATGCTCGTCCCAACTTCACTCAGATAATACAGATGCTTCTTTCGACAATTTCACCACCACAACCTCCCAGGATTTTCACTTCACAAGCTGCTGTCTTGCCACCAGCATCTCCAGGTATGAGAACCTTAATGGCCAAGCGTGATGACTCATGTGAGACCCCTACAACACCCATGGAGAACCCGTCAAGTCGTTTCTTCTTTGTTTTAGCCAATGTTACTGATCCCAATGGTTAA
- the LOC107823515 gene encoding serine/threonine-protein kinase STY13 isoform X2 has translation MPKCMRYKNQNVAIKVVHKGETPEEIVKREAHFGREVAMLSRVQHKNLVKFMGACMEPIMVIVTELLGGTLRKYLVNTRPRCLDMRVAIGYAFDIARGIECLHSHGIIHRDLKPENLLLTADYKSVKLADFGLAREESVTEMMTAETGTYRLMAPELYSMVTLRQGEKKHYNHKVDAYSFAIVLWELIHNKLPFEGMSNLQAAYAAAFKNTRPNADDLPQDLALIVTSCWKEDPNARPNFTQIIQMLLSTISPPQPPRIFTSQAAVLPPASPGMRTLMAKRDDSCETPTTPMENPSSRFFFVLANVTDPNG, from the exons ATGCCAAAGTGTATGAG ATACAAAAACCAGAATGTAGCAATAAAGGTGGTCCATAAAGGGGAGACACCGGAGGAGATTGTCAAGAGGGAAGCTCATTTTGGAAGAGAGGTTGCGATGTTATCCAGAGTTCAACACAAGAACTTAGTGAAG TTCATGGGAGCTTGCATGGAGCCTATCATGGTAATCGTGACTGAACTTCTAGGTGGGACGTTAAGGAAGTACTTGGTGAACACGAGGCCAAGATGCTTGGATATGCGTGTTGCTATTGGATATGCCTTTGATATAGCTCGTGGAATCGAATGTTTGCATTCCCATGGAATCATCCATCGTGACCTAAAACCTG AAAACTTGCTTCTGACAGCAGACTACAAAAGTGTGAAACTTGCTGATTTTGGTTTGGCAAGGGAAGAGTCAGTGACAGAGATGATGACAGCTGAAACTGGAACATATCGTTTGATGGCCCCAGAG CTTTACAGCATGGTCACTTTAAGGCAAGGAGAGAAGAAGCATTATAACCACAAAGTGGATGCCTATAGCTTTGCAATTGTTTTATGGGAGCTCATACATAACAAATTACCCTTCGAGGGCATGTCTAACCTGCAGGCTGCCTATGCTGCTGCTTTTAAG AATACCAGGCCAAACGCCGATGATCTTCCTCAGGATTTGGCCTTAATAGTGACTTCCTGTTGGAAAGAGGATCCAAATGCTCGTCCCAACTTCACTCAGATAATACAGATGCTTCTTTCGACAATTTCACCACCACAACCTCCCAGGATTTTCACTTCACAAGCTGCTGTCTTGCCACCAGCATCTCCAGGTATGAGAACCTTAATGGCCAAGCGTGATGACTCATGTGAGACCCCTACAACACCCATGGAGAACCCGTCAAGTCGTTTCTTCTTTGTTTTAGCCAATGTTACTGATCCCAATGGTTAA